The following proteins are encoded in a genomic region of Mycobacterium kiyosense:
- the istB_1 gene encoding ATPase AAA — protein sequence MRAVIDEAVKVAEREQLTYHGFLAELLLAECDDRDRRSTLRRVAAAGFPRQKWLGDFDFDANPNINAATVHTVAQGDWIRRGDPLCLIGDSGTGKSHLLIGVGTAAAEQGFRVRYTLATKLVNELVEAADEKQLARTIARYGRVDLLCIDELGYMELDRRGAELLFQVLTEREEKASVAIASNESFSGWTKTFTDPRLCAAIVDRLTFHGTIIETGTTSYRLSHTRGSSSRSQPTKTPEPPPPRRGGPESSRHSGPESG from the coding sequence GTGCGTGCGGTGATCGACGAAGCAGTGAAAGTCGCCGAGCGTGAACAGCTCACCTACCACGGCTTCCTCGCCGAACTGCTCCTGGCCGAATGCGATGACCGGGACCGCCGATCCACCTTGCGGCGAGTCGCAGCGGCCGGGTTTCCACGTCAGAAATGGTTGGGCGACTTCGATTTCGACGCCAACCCAAACATCAACGCCGCCACCGTACATACCGTCGCCCAAGGCGATTGGATACGCCGAGGCGACCCGCTCTGCCTGATCGGCGACTCGGGCACCGGCAAGTCCCACCTGCTCATTGGTGTGGGCACCGCCGCCGCCGAGCAAGGCTTCCGCGTCCGCTACACACTGGCGACCAAACTGGTCAACGAACTCGTCGAGGCCGCCGATGAAAAGCAACTCGCCCGCACGATCGCCCGCTACGGCCGCGTCGATCTTTTATGTATCGACGAACTCGGCTACATGGAACTCGACCGCCGGGGCGCGGAGTTGCTGTTCCAAGTACTCACTGAACGCGAGGAAAAGGCGTCAGTAGCCATCGCATCCAACGAGAGTTTCTCCGGCTGGACCAAAACCTTCACCGACCCCCGACTCTGCGCCGCGATCGTCGACCGACTCACCTTCCACGGCACCATCATCGAAACCGGCACCACCTCATACCGGCTCAGCCATACCCGCGGTAGCAGCTCGCGATCACAGCCTACGAAGACGCCTGAGCCACCACCTCCTCGCCGAGGTGGTCCCGAATCAAGCCGTCACAGTGGTCCTGAGTCAGGTTGA